The following coding sequences are from one Virgibacillus necropolis window:
- a CDS encoding LCP family protein yields the protein MSKDKSTQSRIVKRGRKRKLRKRAYFILVPILVLFLSLVTYAAILYTKAESVFSDSYKDDGRAKSELREEAVDPAEDNVSVLIIGVDQSDVRNNKGNARSDTLMLATLNIEDKSVKLVSIPRDSLVYIPEVGYETKINHAHAYGGPPATIKTVENLLEIPVDYYVKVNFNAFIDVVNAVNGITVDVPYELYEQNSKDKARAIHLLPGEQQLNGEEALALARTRHYDNDIQRGKRQQEIIKSVVQKATSLNSVLKYDEIIEALGENMTTNMTFDEMKSFIAYGTGTGNLEIDTLTLEGSNYRPTDTYYWKLDEIALEETKELLKRHLGIDPATAKLYENNDNEDPNSASNGNETESTTTY from the coding sequence ATGTCTAAAGATAAATCAACGCAAAGCCGTATAGTTAAAAGGGGTAGGAAAAGAAAGTTACGCAAGCGCGCTTATTTTATATTAGTACCTATTCTAGTTCTTTTTCTAAGCCTAGTTACCTATGCAGCAATTTTATATACAAAAGCTGAATCTGTTTTCTCAGATTCTTACAAGGATGATGGTCGAGCTAAATCAGAGCTTCGTGAGGAAGCAGTAGATCCTGCTGAAGATAATGTCTCTGTTTTAATAATTGGTGTTGATCAAAGTGATGTTCGCAATAATAAAGGGAATGCCCGTTCAGACACATTAATGCTTGCTACACTTAATATTGAAGATAAAAGTGTCAAGCTAGTAAGTATTCCACGTGACTCATTGGTATATATTCCTGAGGTTGGTTATGAAACAAAAATCAATCATGCACATGCTTATGGTGGTCCACCAGCAACAATTAAAACAGTGGAGAACTTGCTTGAAATTCCAGTCGACTATTACGTAAAAGTGAACTTCAACGCGTTTATTGATGTTGTAAATGCCGTTAATGGAATTACTGTAGACGTTCCTTATGAATTATATGAACAAAATTCAAAAGATAAGGCTAGGGCTATCCATCTTTTACCTGGCGAGCAACAATTAAATGGTGAAGAAGCACTTGCGCTAGCCCGTACTAGACATTATGATAACGACATTCAACGTGGTAAACGACAGCAGGAAATTATTAAATCCGTTGTTCAGAAGGCAACTTCTCTAAACTCAGTTCTTAAATACGATGAAATTATTGAGGCTCTTGGTGAAAATATGACAACCAATATGACCTTCGATGAGATGAAAAGTTTCATTGCTTATGGAACAGGGACAGGAAATTTAGAGATTGATACACTGACACTGGAAGGAAGTAACTACCGACCAACAGATACGTATTACTGGAAACTAGATGAAATTGCTCTTGAAGAAACAAAAGAGTTGTTGAAACGTCATTTAGGTATTGACCCGGCTACAGCGAAACTTTATGAGAATAACGATAATGAAGATCCAAATTCTGCATCAAATGGTAACGAAACAGAAAGCACGACAACCTATTAA
- a CDS encoding glycerophosphodiester phosphodiesterase, translated as MILNFAHRGSLTEAPENTLPAMEKAIEHNVKAIELDVQLTKDNRLIVVHDHNLTRYNKKTSGFIKDYTLETIKKIDVGSSFSRRYRGITLATLEEVLEMLPEDILLNIEIKNKPVAYEGIEDILIDCLHQYNRLDNVLISSFDHDALKIVQKRAPNIKLGLLFNQKFFKPWEYARNCGLTITSIHPNAKHTNKKLVTESHKLGYKVYPYTVNKVKMYNRLMDFGVDGVFSNNPKIFAHSANTTEKKAMKIS; from the coding sequence ATGATACTAAATTTTGCACATAGGGGTTCCCTAACAGAAGCACCAGAAAATACGTTACCAGCAATGGAAAAGGCAATCGAGCATAACGTCAAAGCAATAGAACTAGATGTTCAACTTACAAAGGATAACCGTTTAATAGTAGTCCATGATCATAACTTAACCCGGTATAACAAAAAAACATCAGGTTTTATTAAAGATTACACACTTGAAACTATTAAGAAAATAGATGTCGGTTCATCCTTTTCCAGAAGATATAGAGGAATCACATTGGCAACCCTAGAAGAAGTCCTAGAAATGCTGCCCGAAGATATTTTATTAAATATTGAGATCAAGAATAAACCAGTTGCATATGAAGGAATTGAAGATATACTAATAGATTGTTTACATCAATATAATCGTCTAGACAACGTTTTAATTTCTTCATTTGACCACGATGCATTAAAAATTGTGCAGAAAAGAGCACCTAATATAAAGTTAGGGTTACTTTTTAATCAAAAGTTTTTTAAACCATGGGAATACGCGAGAAATTGTGGTTTAACTATTACTAGCATACATCCAAATGCAAAGCATACAAATAAAAAACTGGTTACCGAATCTCATAAGCTGGGGTATAAGGTTTATCCATATACTGTAAACAAAGTTAAAATGTATAACCGTTTAATGGACTTTGGGGTAGATGGCGTTTTCTCAAATAACCCCAAAATTTTCGCCCATTCTGCTAATACCACTGAGAAAAAGGCAATGAAAATTAGTTAA
- the dacB gene encoding D-alanyl-D-alanine carboxypeptidase/D-alanyl-D-alanine endopeptidase, with amino-acid sequence MHKGYVKKISLFFLIAMMVFLPFTSGEKALFFPSSGESTHVASAKSAQLDDKIEQILNDESLNGAVTGVSILNAANGESLFENLGDTRLHPASNMKLLTGVAAMETLGADYQFTTEVLTDGRIKGKVLHGNLYLKGKGDPTLMERDLDQFAKELKAKGIKNIKGNLIADDSWYGDVRLSQDINWSDEPFYTAAQISALTLAPNEDYDAGTVIVEVTPSTKVGESAQVKLTPETDYVTIVNKAKTVAEGAEKDISIEREHGSNNIVIEGTIPTDGSRSRSWSSVWEPTGYALDVFKKSLEENGIKFIGKSEAKLGVTPKEATVLTSKKSMPLKDLFIPFMKLSNNGHAEVLVKEMGKIVHNEGSWDKGLQVVEETISALGINTETIMFRDGSGMSHKNMVPANEISQMLFAIQDKSWFPAFEKSLPVAGNSERFVGGTLRNRMTEEPAKGNVLAKTGSLTGMSALSGYVTTKDGEELIFSIMVNNYLGSSSAITAIEDKIATTLAKHEFE; translated from the coding sequence ATGCACAAAGGTTATGTAAAAAAGATTTCTCTATTTTTCCTGATAGCTATGATGGTATTTTTACCGTTTACCAGTGGGGAAAAAGCATTATTTTTCCCATCATCTGGGGAATCAACACATGTCGCATCAGCTAAATCAGCACAATTAGATGATAAGATTGAACAAATTCTTAATGATGAATCCCTAAACGGAGCCGTAACTGGCGTAAGTATTCTTAACGCGGCTAATGGTGAAAGCTTGTTTGAAAATTTAGGTGATACACGATTACATCCAGCGTCCAATATGAAGTTGCTTACAGGTGTAGCAGCAATGGAGACGCTTGGAGCGGATTACCAATTTACGACAGAAGTACTGACTGATGGTCGTATTAAAGGGAAGGTTCTACATGGTAATTTATATTTGAAAGGAAAAGGCGATCCAACACTGATGGAAAGAGATTTGGATCAGTTTGCAAAGGAATTGAAAGCAAAAGGTATTAAAAATATTAAAGGAAATTTGATCGCTGATGATAGTTGGTATGGCGATGTTCGATTATCTCAGGATATAAATTGGTCTGACGAACCGTTCTATACCGCTGCCCAAATCTCCGCCTTAACGTTAGCGCCAAATGAAGATTATGACGCTGGAACGGTCATCGTTGAAGTGACTCCTAGTACAAAAGTTGGCGAGAGTGCTCAAGTGAAGCTAACACCAGAAACGGATTACGTCACAATTGTCAACAAAGCGAAAACAGTCGCAGAAGGCGCGGAAAAAGATATTTCGATTGAGCGAGAACACGGCTCGAATAATATTGTGATTGAGGGAACGATCCCTACAGATGGATCGAGATCGAGGTCATGGTCTTCTGTATGGGAACCAACGGGATATGCACTTGATGTATTTAAAAAATCACTTGAAGAAAACGGGATAAAGTTTATCGGTAAATCGGAGGCGAAACTCGGTGTTACACCAAAAGAGGCAACAGTTTTAACGTCAAAAAAGTCGATGCCTTTAAAAGATCTTTTTATCCCATTTATGAAACTAAGTAACAACGGCCATGCTGAAGTCCTTGTAAAAGAAATGGGTAAAATCGTACACAATGAAGGTAGTTGGGATAAGGGACTACAAGTGGTCGAGGAAACGATAAGTGCATTAGGTATTAACACAGAAACGATTATGTTCCGAGACGGTTCTGGCATGTCACACAAAAACATGGTTCCAGCAAATGAAATTTCACAAATGCTTTTTGCTATTCAAGATAAAAGCTGGTTCCCCGCATTTGAAAAATCTCTACCAGTAGCAGGCAATTCTGAACGATTCGTTGGCGGTACATTGCGTAATCGGATGACAGAGGAACCAGCAAAAGGAAATGTTTTAGCAAAAACGGGATCACTAACAGGAATGTCCGCATTATCTGGATACGTTACAACTAAAGATGGAGAGGAATTGATATTCTCGATCATGGTTAATAATTATCTAGGCTCCTCATCTGCAATAACGGCTATTGAAGACAAAATAGCAACTACTCTTGCAAAGCATGAATTTGAGTAG
- a CDS encoding Nramp family divalent metal transporter, with translation MNTDPIIENEVPTAQSKPAAPTTFKGKLKTIGPGFVTAATGVGTGDLIAALVAGAAFGTTLGWAILVGAIFKFYFTEGMGRFQLATGKTILEGWHSLGKWATGYFGVYSILWGFSYGAAAMSTSAIMMVTMFPIMPLWAWAIIHGLAGMALVLTGRYKLFEKVMTVMIGIMFVTVVGSAIILVPDIGNVISGFVPRTGDSSMLLVLGLLGGVGGTITMASYGYWIREKQWEGRSWVPMMRMDTATGYIITAIFTLSLLIVGAEFLYGTGIEIGGEEGLVTLSSLFSEEFGSVARWMFLIGAWSAAFSSLLGVWNGVPYLFADFVRLMRKKENRSDKPVSEKDPAYRAYLLWLTFPPMILLFFGKPVSLVIIYGALGALFMPFLAITLLYLLNSKRVGKEFQNGWIPNIVLTGCVILFGYLGIIELIDLF, from the coding sequence ATGAATACGGATCCAATTATTGAAAATGAGGTACCAACAGCTCAAAGTAAACCAGCTGCGCCAACCACTTTTAAAGGGAAACTAAAAACGATCGGCCCTGGATTTGTAACCGCCGCGACTGGTGTAGGTACTGGTGATTTGATTGCTGCTTTAGTTGCTGGGGCTGCTTTTGGTACAACGCTCGGTTGGGCTATTCTCGTCGGTGCCATTTTCAAGTTTTATTTTACGGAAGGAATGGGACGCTTTCAACTGGCGACTGGAAAGACGATCCTTGAAGGATGGCATTCACTAGGGAAATGGGCTACAGGTTATTTCGGAGTTTACTCTATTCTTTGGGGATTTAGTTATGGGGCCGCGGCAATGTCAACTAGTGCCATTATGATGGTAACGATGTTTCCGATTATGCCTTTGTGGGCATGGGCAATTATCCACGGACTGGCCGGAATGGCACTAGTCTTAACAGGACGCTATAAGCTGTTTGAAAAAGTTATGACGGTCATGATCGGTATTATGTTTGTGACAGTTGTTGGATCGGCAATAATCCTCGTTCCGGATATTGGAAATGTAATAAGTGGTTTTGTTCCACGTACTGGCGACAGCTCTATGTTACTCGTTTTGGGATTGCTTGGTGGTGTAGGAGGAACAATTACCATGGCCTCATACGGTTATTGGATCCGGGAAAAGCAATGGGAAGGAAGATCTTGGGTTCCGATGATGAGAATGGACACCGCTACCGGGTATATAATTACAGCCATTTTCACATTGTCCCTATTAATCGTTGGTGCAGAATTCTTGTACGGTACTGGTATTGAAATTGGTGGAGAAGAAGGGTTAGTGACCCTATCTAGTTTATTCAGTGAGGAATTTGGATCTGTTGCGCGTTGGATGTTTCTAATCGGCGCATGGTCTGCAGCCTTTTCTTCCTTGTTGGGTGTCTGGAATGGTGTACCATATCTATTTGCCGATTTTGTTCGCCTAATGCGTAAGAAGGAAAATCGTTCTGATAAACCCGTATCAGAAAAAGATCCAGCATATCGTGCTTATCTTCTATGGCTTACTTTTCCACCGATGATTCTATTGTTTTTCGGTAAACCGGTGTCACTTGTTATTATTTATGGTGCGCTTGGAGCTTTGTTTATGCCGTTTCTGGCGATAACTTTGCTCTATCTCCTAAATTCGAAGCGAGTGGGTAAGGAATTCCAAAATGGATGGATACCAAATATTGTTTTAACAGGCTGTGTCATCTTGTTTGGCTATCTTGGGATTATTGAACTTATTGATTTGTTTTAA
- a CDS encoding MraY family glycosyltransferase produces MIEITLLASLTLLISLLLTPLLIKFALKINATDKPNYRKAHSVPTPTLGGIAIFISFLVGLLILQPSSDYHAAVVTGAFIIIIMGVFDDLYNLSAKTKFIVQIGVALLIVFWGGLQVEFINLPFGGQIEFGFFSSIVTIFWIVGITNAINLIDGLDGLAAGVSSIALFTIAGMAVLMGDVYVTTMALILFFSTVGFLKFNFYPAKIFMGDTGALFLGYMIGVLALLGFKNITIVSFVIPIFILGVPISDTLIAMVRRRVNRQPMSSPDSSHLHHRLMKSGFTHRQTVLFIYSLSGMFSLAAFLFSMTTLWGSIIIMSVALLAIEILIENLGMINNDFKPLTNFVKSLRQKS; encoded by the coding sequence ATGATTGAAATTACTTTACTTGCCTCGTTAACGTTACTAATATCACTACTTTTAACTCCACTTTTAATTAAATTTGCATTAAAAATTAACGCGACGGATAAACCAAATTATCGTAAAGCACACTCTGTTCCAACACCAACCCTTGGCGGTATTGCAATTTTTATTAGCTTTCTTGTCGGATTACTCATTTTACAACCATCTAGTGATTATCATGCAGCTGTTGTTACTGGTGCGTTTATCATCATTATCATGGGAGTTTTTGACGATTTGTACAATCTGTCAGCAAAAACCAAATTTATTGTACAAATAGGTGTAGCTTTACTAATTGTTTTCTGGGGCGGACTACAGGTTGAATTTATCAATTTGCCATTTGGTGGTCAAATTGAATTCGGGTTCTTTAGTTCGATTGTAACCATTTTTTGGATCGTTGGAATTACCAATGCCATTAATTTAATTGATGGATTGGACGGACTTGCTGCAGGTGTTTCATCTATTGCATTATTTACTATTGCTGGTATGGCTGTGTTAATGGGTGATGTATATGTTACAACGATGGCACTTATTTTATTTTTTAGTACAGTAGGATTTTTAAAGTTTAACTTTTATCCTGCAAAAATCTTTATGGGTGATACAGGAGCATTATTTCTCGGATATATGATTGGGGTATTAGCGCTGCTCGGCTTTAAAAATATTACGATTGTATCGTTTGTCATACCAATATTTATTCTTGGAGTGCCAATTTCTGATACGTTAATTGCGATGGTGAGGAGAAGGGTTAACAGGCAACCAATGTCTAGCCCAGATAGCTCACATTTACATCACAGATTAATGAAATCTGGCTTCACACATAGGCAAACAGTGCTATTTATTTATTCACTAAGTGGGATGTTCAGCTTAGCTGCTTTCTTATTTTCGATGACAACCTTGTGGGGTTCGATTATCATCATGTCTGTCGCATTACTCGCGATTGAAATATTGATTGAAAACTTGGGCATGATTAATAATGACTTTAAACCATTGACCAACTTTGTGAAGAGTTTACGTCAGAAGAGTTGA
- a CDS encoding glycosyltransferase family 4 protein codes for MKILHLNAGNETGGGMHHILSLLDKLNREEFVLGVLEEGEMLHRARNLGIETVHFASPKRLSIPLIKNIVTYIKEQRIQVVHTHGPRANVYAKLLKKLVPFQWIVTVHSDPFYDFRGKGLYGEFLCRLHTNAIKCADRVIAISSPFQTMLEKKGVQSTKIKTVLNGIDFQKNMLENYMRSDIGYQEADFLFLMVARLEKVKQHKLALKAFADLLYLHSQCQLLLVGDGTLRRELELDVARLGITEHVHFLGHCQDVECFYRLADVTILTSASESFPLVLLESARAGTPVISTNVGGVKELITDSTIGWLVEESDITKAMNEAIFFKKEGKLQVMGEKLRLHASSKFSLEIFAENIYNVYLDMKM; via the coding sequence ATGAAAATACTTCATTTAAATGCTGGAAACGAAACAGGCGGTGGGATGCATCATATTTTGAGTCTACTTGACAAGCTGAATCGAGAAGAATTTGTGCTGGGAGTATTAGAAGAAGGTGAAATGCTGCATCGTGCGCGAAATCTAGGTATTGAAACGGTTCATTTTGCTAGTCCGAAAAGGCTAAGCATACCGCTTATAAAAAATATTGTTACTTATATAAAAGAACAACGGATTCAAGTTGTACATACGCATGGGCCTAGAGCAAATGTTTACGCCAAACTCTTAAAAAAATTAGTACCTTTTCAATGGATTGTGACTGTACATAGTGACCCTTTCTATGACTTTCGCGGAAAAGGGTTATATGGGGAATTTTTGTGCCGACTACATACAAATGCGATTAAGTGTGCTGACCGCGTTATCGCAATCTCATCACCTTTTCAAACAATGCTAGAGAAAAAAGGTGTTCAATCAACTAAAATTAAAACCGTACTGAATGGAATAGATTTTCAAAAAAACATGTTAGAAAACTATATGCGTTCAGATATTGGATATCAGGAAGCGGATTTTCTATTTTTGATGGTTGCAAGGCTTGAAAAGGTCAAACAACATAAACTGGCATTAAAAGCTTTTGCAGATTTGCTATACCTACACTCTCAGTGTCAGTTGCTCTTAGTAGGGGACGGCACACTACGAAGAGAATTAGAGCTTGACGTGGCAAGATTAGGCATTACCGAACATGTTCATTTTCTAGGGCACTGCCAGGATGTAGAATGCTTTTACAGGTTAGCAGATGTAACCATACTGACATCCGCTAGTGAAAGTTTTCCACTTGTTTTACTTGAATCTGCAAGAGCTGGCACACCAGTTATTTCAACAAATGTGGGTGGGGTAAAGGAGTTAATTACCGATTCCACAATTGGGTGGCTAGTGGAGGAATCTGATATTACAAAAGCCATGAATGAAGCTATATTTTTTAAAAAAGAGGGTAAGTTACAAGTAATGGGCGAAAAATTGCGTCTCCATGCATCTAGTAAATTTTCGTTGGAGATTTTTGCCGAAAACATATATAATGTATACTTAGATATGAAAATGTAA
- the murJ gene encoding murein biosynthesis integral membrane protein MurJ: protein MSNMIKAFSILTIFSIIGKLLGFTREALIAAYFGTTGTADAFFVASIIPIVLFTAIGTSIQAGIIPIYMKDKNRSLQMANEKLHVLGSFFIWIGIGLSMVTFLFAELTIQILAPGFTPEQTEQAMVLTRILAPSLLLLTINGISTGLLHANKQFVIPALSPVVQNSVIILAIIFLTTVYGIVGVAVGVLVGTIIQTFVQYPALHKTGFKFTFRMSKNSKLIKTTLALFIPVILAAIVMQLNDVVDRIVTSYLETGSVAAINYANRLLWLPLSIMLMPIVTIFYPTLVEKATDNMEVFLKMMRKGVFLVFIFAIPFECVMLTQGENLVEMAYGRGIFDTRALQLTSQAFFFFTIALPFFALRDFFLNALYAVHKFRVALYSCLIGLCVNTVLSIYLASFMDIAGVALATSISMVVTVSFMLLKIRSVYSISIRHGAILFGKLLSIFVVIMVVIRLLDPVLQHTNIWNEVVYTTLVVFVLYAILLFVWKVPVWKKLKS from the coding sequence ATGAGTAACATGATAAAAGCATTTAGTATCTTAACGATTTTCTCGATTATCGGAAAATTACTGGGTTTCACACGCGAGGCATTAATCGCAGCCTATTTCGGTACGACCGGCACTGCAGATGCATTCTTTGTAGCATCGATCATCCCAATTGTTTTGTTTACTGCGATTGGTACTTCCATTCAGGCAGGGATTATCCCCATTTATATGAAAGATAAAAATCGTTCGCTTCAGATGGCAAATGAAAAATTACATGTCCTTGGTTCCTTTTTTATCTGGATTGGTATTGGGCTTAGTATGGTCACTTTCTTATTCGCAGAGCTAACCATACAGATTCTAGCGCCAGGGTTTACGCCCGAACAGACGGAACAAGCTATGGTGTTAACGCGTATTTTAGCTCCAAGCCTTTTGCTTTTAACCATAAACGGAATTTCAACAGGACTCCTGCATGCGAACAAACAATTTGTTATCCCAGCACTATCACCAGTAGTTCAGAATAGTGTTATTATCCTTGCCATCATCTTTTTAACTACAGTATATGGAATCGTCGGAGTGGCAGTCGGTGTGCTTGTTGGAACTATCATTCAAACGTTTGTTCAATATCCAGCCTTACATAAAACTGGGTTCAAATTCACATTTCGGATGAGTAAAAATAGTAAACTAATAAAGACTACCTTAGCGCTATTTATCCCAGTCATTCTAGCAGCTATTGTTATGCAATTGAACGATGTCGTTGACCGTATTGTTACGTCCTATTTGGAAACGGGAAGTGTCGCAGCAATTAACTATGCTAACCGACTATTATGGCTTCCACTTAGTATCATGTTGATGCCGATTGTTACTATTTTTTACCCAACGCTTGTGGAAAAAGCTACAGATAATATGGAAGTTTTTCTTAAAATGATGCGCAAAGGTGTTTTCCTAGTTTTTATTTTTGCGATTCCATTTGAATGTGTGATGCTGACTCAAGGCGAAAATTTAGTTGAGATGGCCTACGGGCGTGGTATTTTTGATACACGTGCATTACAGTTAACGTCCCAGGCATTTTTCTTCTTCACTATTGCCCTACCCTTCTTTGCCCTACGCGATTTTTTCTTGAACGCATTATATGCTGTTCATAAATTCCGTGTTGCACTTTATTCCTGTTTAATTGGACTTTGTGTCAATACAGTTTTAAGTATTTATTTAGCATCTTTTATGGACATTGCTGGGGTCGCCCTAGCTACTAGTATTTCTATGGTTGTAACTGTCTCGTTTATGCTACTTAAAATCCGTTCGGTCTATTCCATATCCATTAGACATGGGGCGATCTTGTTCGGAAAACTACTTTCCATATTTGTCGTAATCATGGTTGTTATTCGTCTCCTGGATCCAGTTCTTCAACATACTAACATTTGGAATGAAGTAGTATATACAACGTTGGTTGTTTTTGTTCTATATGCAATCTTGCTTTTTGTATGGAAAGTTCCAGTGTGGAAAAAGTTAAAATCATGA
- a CDS encoding O-antigen ligase family protein, translating to MTRFTKYGLIFLLIYFPIRQLLAEIYPVTRFAGDIVILALFAQTAIERKRLLVTRYRFILYFFLFLLVGSVSALLTGVIPIAILMQIRAFLIPALLLFVACEMLITKKDIQHLLWISFFMGCALSIHGLIEKLSHRTLLVPETWQSWELAAVNSDRIYGLVANPNVLAVYLMIVFFLTLYLKKLAANYSVLLNIGLVLLAGTILLTYSRGTLIAFGLALLILSLMKKKWNYLVQTALFFSLAIALVYFPIDQITENTGKETSDRFVDMFSEKRIQQSASGGRVFVVKKGVQIFIDHPVVGTGFGTYGSAATVSFESPIYDRYDIPSSMYADNQYMQILVETGIIGTLFMLLFIYQLAKRTRHSYVFFLMLVGLIGSTFYSMLEDKTFTLYFYLAIGFALNQRRLFHE from the coding sequence ATGACACGCTTTACAAAATATGGACTTATTTTTCTTCTCATTTACTTTCCGATAAGACAGTTATTAGCTGAAATTTATCCAGTCACACGATTTGCCGGGGACATAGTGATACTTGCGCTTTTTGCACAAACCGCCATCGAACGAAAAAGATTACTTGTAACTCGCTATCGATTCATACTCTACTTTTTTCTATTCCTTCTGGTAGGGTCTGTATCCGCTTTACTTACGGGTGTGATTCCAATTGCAATATTGATGCAAATTAGGGCCTTTCTTATTCCCGCATTGCTTCTATTTGTTGCCTGCGAAATGCTGATCACAAAAAAAGACATCCAACATTTATTGTGGATATCCTTTTTCATGGGGTGTGCACTTTCGATTCATGGATTAATTGAAAAACTATCACACCGAACCTTACTTGTTCCAGAAACTTGGCAAAGCTGGGAGTTAGCTGCCGTAAACAGTGATCGAATTTATGGGTTGGTTGCTAATCCTAACGTCTTGGCGGTCTATTTAATGATCGTGTTTTTCCTAACGCTTTATTTAAAAAAGCTAGCTGCAAACTACTCCGTATTGTTGAACATAGGACTTGTCCTTTTAGCTGGAACTATTCTATTAACGTATTCAAGAGGAACATTAATAGCGTTTGGTCTTGCCTTACTCATACTTAGTTTAATGAAAAAGAAATGGAATTACCTTGTGCAAACAGCTCTTTTTTTCTCTCTTGCGATCGCATTGGTCTATTTCCCTATTGATCAAATTACCGAAAATACGGGGAAAGAGACATCTGACCGATTTGTCGATATGTTCTCCGAAAAACGCATACAACAAAGTGCTAGCGGTGGACGTGTGTTTGTCGTTAAAAAAGGAGTACAAATATTTATTGACCATCCAGTAGTCGGAACAGGTTTTGGTACATATGGAAGCGCAGCAACAGTGTCGTTTGAGTCGCCCATTTATGATCGTTATGATATTCCGTCTAGTATGTATGCGGACAATCAATATATGCAGATTCTAGTTGAGACAGGAATTATTGGAACACTATTCATGCTGCTATTTATTTACCAACTAGCAAAACGAACACGGCATTCGTATGTATTCTTCTTGATGCTTGTCGGGTTAATTGGTAGTACATTCTATTCCATGCTCGAAGATAAAACATTTACACTCTATTTTTATCTCGCAATTGGATTCGCGCTTAATCAGAGGCGGCTATTTCATGAGTAA
- a CDS encoding FadR/GntR family transcriptional regulator: protein MELLPVRKKRVYQDIVEQIKQAIERGEISQGEKLPSERTLAETFSVSRTSIKEAFSVLESAGIVEIKQGSGVFLLKNNTADIIARITSVIRGTAVDIVELMELRQSIEGDAAYYAALRGDKKDVEVIYKAFCDLENAVLNKKIAAEEDLAFHMSIASAAKNSIVKKVMYMISDQVLEGLKESRTNTLKVPNNSKIILGEHRVIYEAIQEENPGKAKEAMCNHLQKVKHRYL, encoded by the coding sequence ATGGAATTATTGCCGGTCAGAAAAAAACGTGTGTATCAAGATATTGTTGAACAAATCAAGCAAGCAATTGAAAGGGGGGAGATTTCCCAAGGTGAGAAATTGCCGTCTGAAAGGACCTTAGCAGAAACTTTTTCTGTTTCAAGAACCTCTATTAAAGAAGCTTTTAGTGTATTAGAGTCGGCAGGTATAGTTGAAATCAAGCAGGGAAGTGGCGTCTTTCTATTAAAAAACAACACAGCTGATATTATCGCAAGAATCACCTCGGTTATCCGCGGGACAGCGGTTGATATCGTAGAACTTATGGAACTTAGACAGTCGATAGAAGGCGATGCAGCTTATTATGCCGCATTACGTGGTGATAAAAAGGATGTAGAGGTTATCTATAAAGCCTTTTGTGATCTGGAAAATGCCGTTCTGAATAAAAAGATTGCAGCAGAGGAGGATTTAGCATTTCACATGTCAATTGCAAGTGCAGCTAAGAATTCTATTGTCAAAAAAGTGATGTATATGATCTCAGATCAAGTTCTAGAAGGGTTGAAAGAAAGTCGGACAAACACGTTAAAAGTACCTAATAATAGCAAAATAATCCTGGGTGAACACCGAGTAATTTATGAAGCTATCCAAGAAGAAAACCCTGGTAAGGCAAAAGAAGCAATGTGTAATCATTTACAAAAAGTTAAACATCGATATTTGTAA